A portion of the Camelus ferus isolate YT-003-E chromosome 16, BCGSAC_Cfer_1.0, whole genome shotgun sequence genome contains these proteins:
- the FMNL1 gene encoding formin-like protein 1 isoform X8 yields the protein MGNAAGSAEQPASPAALSPKQPAAPKQPMPAAGELEERFNRVLNCMNLPPDKVQLLSQYDNEKKWELICDQERFQVKNPPAAYIQKLKSYLETGGVSRKFKRRVQESTQVLRELEISLRTNHIGWVQEFLNEENRGLDVLLEYLAFAQCSVTYDMESTDNGAPGSEKSKPLEQSVEDLSKGPPSSSAAQPKSRHLTIKCPPSPRLTPAHSRKALRNSRIVSQKDDVHVCIMCLRAIMNYQSGFSLVMNHPACVNEIALSLNNKNPRTKALVLELLAAVCLVRGGHDIILSAFDNFKEVCGEQHRFEKLMEYFRNEDSNIDFMVACMQFINIVVHSVENMNFRVFLQHEFTHLGLDLYLERLRLTESDKLQVQIQAYLDNVFDVGALLEDTETKNAVLEHMEELQEQVALLTERLRDAENESMAKIAELEKQLSQARKELETLRERFSEPTPTGTSRRSPEPEKVPAPVLARPSALELKVEELEEKGLIRILRGPGDAVSIEILPVAVATPSGSDALTPEVPLGSPSPGVQDLRVESVPGAAASPPPPSPPPPPPLPGLLTQQEAPPSAPPLAPPLPGSPEPPPPPPLPGDQPPPPPPPPPPGTDGPVPPPPPPPPGGSSDAPEGAGSEMGPGVKAKKPIQTKFRMPLLNWVALKPNQITGTVFTELNDEKVLQELDMSEFEEQFKTKSQGPSLDINALKSKSAQKAPSKAILIEANRAKNLAITLRKGNLGADRICQAIETYDLQALGLDFLELLTRFLPTEYERSLISRFEREQRPMEELSEEDHFMLRFSRIPRLSERMNTLIFLGNFPDTAQMLMPQLNAIIAASMSIKSSDKLRQILEIVLAFGNYMNSSKRGAAYGFRLQSLDALLEMKSTDRKQTLLHYLVKVIAEKYPQLTGFHSDLHFLDKAGSVSLDSVLGDVRALQRGLELTQREFVRQDDCVVLKEFLRANSPTMDKLLADSKTAQEAYESVVEYFGENPKTTSPSMFFSLFSRFIKAYKKAEQEVEQWKKEAAAQEASTDAPGRGEPEAPKSPPKVRRQQMDLISELKRRQQKEPLIYESDRDGAIEDIITDLRNQPYIRADTGRRSGRRRPPGPPLQVTSDLSL from the exons AACTGCATGAACTTGCCCCCTGACAAGGTCCAGCTGCTGAGCCAGTATGACAATGAGAAGAAGTGGGAGCTCATCTGTGACCAG GAGCGGTTTCAAGTCAAGAACCCCCCTGCGGCCTACATCCAGAAGCTGAAGAGCTACCTGGAAACTGGTGGGGTCAGCCGCAAG TTTAAGAGGCGAGTTCAGGAGTCCACTCAGGTGCTGCGGGAGTTGGAGATCTCCCTGAGGACAAACCATATTGG GTGGGTGCAGGAGTTCCTTAATGAGGAAAACCGTGGCCTGGATGTGCTGCTCGAGTACCTGGCCTTTGCCCAGTGCTCTGTCAC GTATGACATGGAGAGCACAGACAACGGGGCACCTGGCTCCGAGAAGAGCAAGCCGCTGGAGCAGTCAGTGGAAGATCTCAGCAAAGGTCCACCCTCATCCTCGGCAGCACAGCCCAAGAGTCGCCACCTGACCATCAA GTGTCCCCCTTCTCCCCG GCTGACCCCTGCCCACAGCAGGAAGGCCCTGCGGAACTCCCGCATTGTTAGCCAGAAGGATGATGTCCACGTGTGCATCATGTGTTTGCGTGCCATCATGAACTACCAG tctGGCTTCAGCCTTGTCATGAACCACCCAGCCTGTGTCAATGAGATTGCTCTGAGCCTCAACAACAAGAACCCCAG aacCAAGGCTCTGGTGCTGGAGCTGCTGGCAGCTGTGTGCCTGGTGCGGGGAGGACATGACATCATCCTTTCAGCCTTTGACAACTTCAAGGAG GTATGTGGGGAGCAGCACCGCTTTGAAAAGCTGATGGAATACTTCCGGAATGAGGATAGCAACATCGACTTCATG GTGGCCTGTATGCAATTCATCAACATTGTGGTGCATTCAGTGGAGAACATGAACTTCCGTGTCTTCCTGCAACATGAGTTCACCCACCTGGGCCTGGACCTGTACTTGGAG AGACTTCGGCTCACGGAGAGTGACAAGCTGCAGGTGCAGATTCAGGCGTACCTGGACAATGTTTTTGATGTGGGTGCGCTGCTGGAGGACACTGAGACCAAGAATGCTGTGCTGGAGCACATGGAGGAGCTACAGGAGCAGGTGGCCCTG CTGACAGAGCGACTTCGGGACGCGGAGAACGAATCCATGGCCAAGATTGcagagctggaaaagcagctaaGCCAGGCCCGAAAGGAGTTGGAGACCCTGAGG GAGCGCTTCAGCGAGCCGACCCCCACCGGCACCTCCAGACGTTCCCCTGAGCCTGAGAAAGTGCCTGCCCCCGTCCTGGCGCGACCCTCAGCCCTAGAGCTGAAGGTggaagagctggaggagaagGGGTTAATCCGTATCCTGCGGGGGCCCGGGGATGCTGTCTCCATCGAGATCCTCCCGGTCGCTGTGGCAACTCCGAGCGGCAGTGATGCCCTGACTCCAGAGGTGCCCTtgggctcccccagcccaggtGTGCAGGATCTTCGAG TAGAGTCGGTTCCTGGAGCGGCagcatccccaccaccaccttcacCGCCGCCACCGCCCCCACTGCCCGGCCTCCTCACCCAGCAGGAAGCCCCGCCCTCAGCACCCCCactggccccgcccctcccaggcagcccagagcccccgcccccgccgccacTGCCGGGAGAccagccgcccccacccccgccaccgcCACCTCCCGGCACCGACGGACCGGTGCCCCCGCCGCCTCCACCGCCTCCAGGAGGTTCTTCTGATGCTCCTGAGGGGGCTGGTTCAGAGATGGGACCAG GAGTAAAGGCCAAGAAACCCATCCAGACTAAGTTCAGAATGCCACTCTTAAACTGGGTGGCCCTGAAACCCAACCAGATCACAGGCACTGTCTTCACCGAACTCAATGATGAAAAGGTGCTGCAG GAGCTGGACATGAGTGAATTTGAGGAGCAGTTCAAGACCAAGTCCCAAGGTCCCAGCTTAGACATTAATGCTCTCAAGAGTAAGTCAGCCCAGAAGGCCCCCAGCAAAGCCATACTCATCGAGGCCAACCGGGCCAAGAACCTGGCCATAACCCTGCGCAAGGGCAACCTGGGGGCTGACCGCATCTGCCAGGCCATCGAGAC GTACGACCTACAGGCCCTTGGCCTGGACTTCCTGGAGCTGCTGACCCGCTTCCTGCCCACAGAGTATGAGCGCAGCCTCATCTCCCGCTTTGAGCGGGAGCAGCGACCGATGGAGGAGCTGTCAGAAGAGGACCACTTCATGCTGCGCTTCAGCCGTATCCCCCGCCTGTCCGAGCGCATGAACACACTCATCTTCCTGGGCAACTTTCCAGACACGGCCCAGATGCTCATGCCG CAACTGAATGCCATCATTGcagcctcaatgtccatcaagTCCTCAGACAAACTCCGCCAGATCCTGGAG ATTGTCCTGGCTTTCGGCAACTACATGAACAGCAGCAAGCGTGGGGCAGCCTATGGCTTCCGGCTCCAGAGTCTGGATGCG CTGCTGGAGATGAAGTCGACTGATCGCAAGCAGACGCTGCTGCATTACCTGGTGAAGGTCATTGCAGAGAAGTACCCACAGCTCACAGGTTTCCACAGCGACTTGCATTTTCTGGACAAGGCGGGCTCAG TGTCCCTGGACAGCGTGCTTGGGGATGTGCGTGCCTTGCAGCGAGGCCTGGAGTTGACTCAGCGGGAGTTTGTGCGGCAGGATGACTGTGTGGTGCTCAAGGAGTTCCTGAGGGCCAACTCACCCACCATGGATAAGCTGCTGGCAGACAGCAAGACGGCTCAG GAAGCCTACGAGTCTGTGGTGGAGTACTTTGGAGAGAACCCCAAGACCACATCCCCCTCCATGTTCTTTTCCCTCTTCAGTCGCTTCATCAAAGCCTATAAG AAAGCTGAGCAGGAGGTGGAACAATGGAAGAAAGAAGCAGCTGCCCAGGAGGCAAGCACCgatgccccaggcagaggggagcctgAAGCACCCAAG tccccACCCAAGGTCCGGCGGCAACAGATGGACCTCATCTCTGAGCTGAAACGGAGGCAGCAGAAGGAGCCACTCATCTACGAGAGTGACCGTGATGGGGCCATTGAAGATATCATCACAG ATCTGCGGAACCAGCCCTACATCCGCGCAGACACAGGCCGTCGCAGTGGTCGCCGGCGCCCCCCGGGGCCCCCCCTGCAGGTCACATCCGACCTCTCGCTGTAG
- the FMNL1 gene encoding formin-like protein 1 isoform X2, producing MGNAAGSAEQPASPAALSPKQPAAPKQPMPAAGELEERFNRVLNCMNLPPDKVQLLSQYDNEKKWELICDQERFQVKNPPAAYIQKLKSYLETGGVSRKVAADWMSNLGFKRRVQESTQVLRELEISLRTNHIGWVQEFLNEENRGLDVLLEYLAFAQCSVTYDMESTDNGAPGSEKSKPLEQSVEDLSKGPPSSSAAQPKSRHLTIKCPPSPRLTPAHSRKALRNSRIVSQKDDVHVCIMCLRAIMNYQSGFSLVMNHPACVNEIALSLNNKNPRTKALVLELLAAVCLVRGGHDIILSAFDNFKEVCGEQHRFEKLMEYFRNEDSNIDFMVACMQFINIVVHSVENMNFRVFLQHEFTHLGLDLYLERLRLTESDKLQVQIQAYLDNVFDVGALLEDTETKNAVLEHMEELQEQVALLTERLRDAENESMAKIAELEKQLSQARKELETLRERFSEPTPTGTSRRSPEPEKVPAPVLARPSALELKVEELEEKGLIRILRGPGDAVSIEILPVAVATPSGSDALTPEVPLGSPSPGVQDLRVESVPGAAASPPPPSPPPPPPLPGLLTQQEAPPSAPPLAPPLPGSPEPPPPPPLPGDQPPPPPPPPPPGTDGPVPPPPPPPPGGSSDAPEGAGSEMGPGVKAKKPIQTKFRMPLLNWVALKPNQITGTVFTELNDEKVLQELDMSEFEEQFKTKSQGPSLDINALKSKSAQKAPSKAILIEANRAKNLAITLRKGNLGADRICQAIETYDLQALGLDFLELLTRFLPTEYERSLISRFEREQRPMEELSEEDHFMLRFSRIPRLSERMNTLIFLGNFPDTAQMLMPQLNAIIAASMSIKSSDKLRQILEIVLAFGNYMNSSKRGAAYGFRLQSLDALLEMKSTDRKQTLLHYLVKVIAEKYPQLTGFHSDLHFLDKAGSVSLDSVLGDVRALQRGLELTQREFVRQDDCVVLKEFLRANSPTMDKLLADSKTAQEAYESVVEYFGENPKTTSPSMFFSLFSRFIKAYKKAEQEVEQWKKEAAAQEASTDAPGRGEPEAPKSPPKVRRQQMDLISELKRRQQKEPLIYESDRDGAIEDIITVLKTVPFTARTGKRTSRLLCEASLGEEIPL from the exons AACTGCATGAACTTGCCCCCTGACAAGGTCCAGCTGCTGAGCCAGTATGACAATGAGAAGAAGTGGGAGCTCATCTGTGACCAG GAGCGGTTTCAAGTCAAGAACCCCCCTGCGGCCTACATCCAGAAGCTGAAGAGCTACCTGGAAACTGGTGGGGTCAGCCGCAAGGTAGCAGCAGATTGGATGTCCAACCTGGGG TTTAAGAGGCGAGTTCAGGAGTCCACTCAGGTGCTGCGGGAGTTGGAGATCTCCCTGAGGACAAACCATATTGG GTGGGTGCAGGAGTTCCTTAATGAGGAAAACCGTGGCCTGGATGTGCTGCTCGAGTACCTGGCCTTTGCCCAGTGCTCTGTCAC GTATGACATGGAGAGCACAGACAACGGGGCACCTGGCTCCGAGAAGAGCAAGCCGCTGGAGCAGTCAGTGGAAGATCTCAGCAAAGGTCCACCCTCATCCTCGGCAGCACAGCCCAAGAGTCGCCACCTGACCATCAA GTGTCCCCCTTCTCCCCG GCTGACCCCTGCCCACAGCAGGAAGGCCCTGCGGAACTCCCGCATTGTTAGCCAGAAGGATGATGTCCACGTGTGCATCATGTGTTTGCGTGCCATCATGAACTACCAG tctGGCTTCAGCCTTGTCATGAACCACCCAGCCTGTGTCAATGAGATTGCTCTGAGCCTCAACAACAAGAACCCCAG aacCAAGGCTCTGGTGCTGGAGCTGCTGGCAGCTGTGTGCCTGGTGCGGGGAGGACATGACATCATCCTTTCAGCCTTTGACAACTTCAAGGAG GTATGTGGGGAGCAGCACCGCTTTGAAAAGCTGATGGAATACTTCCGGAATGAGGATAGCAACATCGACTTCATG GTGGCCTGTATGCAATTCATCAACATTGTGGTGCATTCAGTGGAGAACATGAACTTCCGTGTCTTCCTGCAACATGAGTTCACCCACCTGGGCCTGGACCTGTACTTGGAG AGACTTCGGCTCACGGAGAGTGACAAGCTGCAGGTGCAGATTCAGGCGTACCTGGACAATGTTTTTGATGTGGGTGCGCTGCTGGAGGACACTGAGACCAAGAATGCTGTGCTGGAGCACATGGAGGAGCTACAGGAGCAGGTGGCCCTG CTGACAGAGCGACTTCGGGACGCGGAGAACGAATCCATGGCCAAGATTGcagagctggaaaagcagctaaGCCAGGCCCGAAAGGAGTTGGAGACCCTGAGG GAGCGCTTCAGCGAGCCGACCCCCACCGGCACCTCCAGACGTTCCCCTGAGCCTGAGAAAGTGCCTGCCCCCGTCCTGGCGCGACCCTCAGCCCTAGAGCTGAAGGTggaagagctggaggagaagGGGTTAATCCGTATCCTGCGGGGGCCCGGGGATGCTGTCTCCATCGAGATCCTCCCGGTCGCTGTGGCAACTCCGAGCGGCAGTGATGCCCTGACTCCAGAGGTGCCCTtgggctcccccagcccaggtGTGCAGGATCTTCGAG TAGAGTCGGTTCCTGGAGCGGCagcatccccaccaccaccttcacCGCCGCCACCGCCCCCACTGCCCGGCCTCCTCACCCAGCAGGAAGCCCCGCCCTCAGCACCCCCactggccccgcccctcccaggcagcccagagcccccgcccccgccgccacTGCCGGGAGAccagccgcccccacccccgccaccgcCACCTCCCGGCACCGACGGACCGGTGCCCCCGCCGCCTCCACCGCCTCCAGGAGGTTCTTCTGATGCTCCTGAGGGGGCTGGTTCAGAGATGGGACCAG GAGTAAAGGCCAAGAAACCCATCCAGACTAAGTTCAGAATGCCACTCTTAAACTGGGTGGCCCTGAAACCCAACCAGATCACAGGCACTGTCTTCACCGAACTCAATGATGAAAAGGTGCTGCAG GAGCTGGACATGAGTGAATTTGAGGAGCAGTTCAAGACCAAGTCCCAAGGTCCCAGCTTAGACATTAATGCTCTCAAGAGTAAGTCAGCCCAGAAGGCCCCCAGCAAAGCCATACTCATCGAGGCCAACCGGGCCAAGAACCTGGCCATAACCCTGCGCAAGGGCAACCTGGGGGCTGACCGCATCTGCCAGGCCATCGAGAC GTACGACCTACAGGCCCTTGGCCTGGACTTCCTGGAGCTGCTGACCCGCTTCCTGCCCACAGAGTATGAGCGCAGCCTCATCTCCCGCTTTGAGCGGGAGCAGCGACCGATGGAGGAGCTGTCAGAAGAGGACCACTTCATGCTGCGCTTCAGCCGTATCCCCCGCCTGTCCGAGCGCATGAACACACTCATCTTCCTGGGCAACTTTCCAGACACGGCCCAGATGCTCATGCCG CAACTGAATGCCATCATTGcagcctcaatgtccatcaagTCCTCAGACAAACTCCGCCAGATCCTGGAG ATTGTCCTGGCTTTCGGCAACTACATGAACAGCAGCAAGCGTGGGGCAGCCTATGGCTTCCGGCTCCAGAGTCTGGATGCG CTGCTGGAGATGAAGTCGACTGATCGCAAGCAGACGCTGCTGCATTACCTGGTGAAGGTCATTGCAGAGAAGTACCCACAGCTCACAGGTTTCCACAGCGACTTGCATTTTCTGGACAAGGCGGGCTCAG TGTCCCTGGACAGCGTGCTTGGGGATGTGCGTGCCTTGCAGCGAGGCCTGGAGTTGACTCAGCGGGAGTTTGTGCGGCAGGATGACTGTGTGGTGCTCAAGGAGTTCCTGAGGGCCAACTCACCCACCATGGATAAGCTGCTGGCAGACAGCAAGACGGCTCAG GAAGCCTACGAGTCTGTGGTGGAGTACTTTGGAGAGAACCCCAAGACCACATCCCCCTCCATGTTCTTTTCCCTCTTCAGTCGCTTCATCAAAGCCTATAAG AAAGCTGAGCAGGAGGTGGAACAATGGAAGAAAGAAGCAGCTGCCCAGGAGGCAAGCACCgatgccccaggcagaggggagcctgAAGCACCCAAG tccccACCCAAGGTCCGGCGGCAACAGATGGACCTCATCTCTGAGCTGAAACGGAGGCAGCAGAAGGAGCCACTCATCTACGAGAGTGACCGTGATGGGGCCATTGAAGATATCATCACAG TGCTCAAGACGGTGCCCTTCACGGCTCGCACGGGCAAGAGGACGTCCAGGCTCCTCTGTGAGGCCAGCCTGGGAGAAGAGATCCCCCTCTAG
- the FMNL1 gene encoding formin-like protein 1 isoform X7: MGNAAGSAEQPASPAALSPKQPAAPKQPMPAAGELEERFNRVLNCMNLPPDKVQLLSQYDNEKKWELICDQERFQVKNPPAAYIQKLKSYLETGGVSRKFKRRVQESTQVLRELEISLRTNHIGWVQEFLNEENRGLDVLLEYLAFAQCSVTYDMESTDNGAPGSEKSKPLEQSVEDLSKGPPSSSAAQPKSRHLTIKCPPSPRLTPAHSRKALRNSRIVSQKDDVHVCIMCLRAIMNYQSGFSLVMNHPACVNEIALSLNNKNPRTKALVLELLAAVCLVRGGHDIILSAFDNFKEVCGEQHRFEKLMEYFRNEDSNIDFMVACMQFINIVVHSVENMNFRVFLQHEFTHLGLDLYLERLRLTESDKLQVQIQAYLDNVFDVGALLEDTETKNAVLEHMEELQEQVALLTERLRDAENESMAKIAELEKQLSQARKELETLRERFSEPTPTGTSRRSPEPEKVPAPVLARPSALELKVEELEEKGLIRILRGPGDAVSIEILPVAVATPSGSDALTPEVPLGSPSPGVQDLRVESVPGAAASPPPPSPPPPPPLPGLLTQQEAPPSAPPLAPPLPGSPEPPPPPPLPGDQPPPPPPPPPPGTDGPVPPPPPPPPGGSSDAPEGAGSEMGPGVKAKKPIQTKFRMPLLNWVALKPNQITGTVFTELNDEKVLQELDMSEFEEQFKTKSQGPSLDINALKSKSAQKAPSKAILIEANRAKNLAITLRKGNLGADRICQAIETYDLQALGLDFLELLTRFLPTEYERSLISRFEREQRPMEELSEEDHFMLRFSRIPRLSERMNTLIFLGNFPDTAQMLMPQLNAIIAASMSIKSSDKLRQILEIVLAFGNYMNSSKRGAAYGFRLQSLDALLEMKSTDRKQTLLHYLVKVIAEKYPQLTGFHSDLHFLDKAGSVSLDSVLGDVRALQRGLELTQREFVRQDDCVVLKEFLRANSPTMDKLLADSKTAQEAYESVVEYFGENPKTTSPSMFFSLFSRFIKAYKKAEQEVEQWKKEAAAQEASTDAPGRGEPEAPKSPPKVRRQQMDLISELKRRQQKEPLIYESDRDGAIEDIITVLKTVPFTARTGKRTSRLLCEASLGEEIPL, encoded by the exons AACTGCATGAACTTGCCCCCTGACAAGGTCCAGCTGCTGAGCCAGTATGACAATGAGAAGAAGTGGGAGCTCATCTGTGACCAG GAGCGGTTTCAAGTCAAGAACCCCCCTGCGGCCTACATCCAGAAGCTGAAGAGCTACCTGGAAACTGGTGGGGTCAGCCGCAAG TTTAAGAGGCGAGTTCAGGAGTCCACTCAGGTGCTGCGGGAGTTGGAGATCTCCCTGAGGACAAACCATATTGG GTGGGTGCAGGAGTTCCTTAATGAGGAAAACCGTGGCCTGGATGTGCTGCTCGAGTACCTGGCCTTTGCCCAGTGCTCTGTCAC GTATGACATGGAGAGCACAGACAACGGGGCACCTGGCTCCGAGAAGAGCAAGCCGCTGGAGCAGTCAGTGGAAGATCTCAGCAAAGGTCCACCCTCATCCTCGGCAGCACAGCCCAAGAGTCGCCACCTGACCATCAA GTGTCCCCCTTCTCCCCG GCTGACCCCTGCCCACAGCAGGAAGGCCCTGCGGAACTCCCGCATTGTTAGCCAGAAGGATGATGTCCACGTGTGCATCATGTGTTTGCGTGCCATCATGAACTACCAG tctGGCTTCAGCCTTGTCATGAACCACCCAGCCTGTGTCAATGAGATTGCTCTGAGCCTCAACAACAAGAACCCCAG aacCAAGGCTCTGGTGCTGGAGCTGCTGGCAGCTGTGTGCCTGGTGCGGGGAGGACATGACATCATCCTTTCAGCCTTTGACAACTTCAAGGAG GTATGTGGGGAGCAGCACCGCTTTGAAAAGCTGATGGAATACTTCCGGAATGAGGATAGCAACATCGACTTCATG GTGGCCTGTATGCAATTCATCAACATTGTGGTGCATTCAGTGGAGAACATGAACTTCCGTGTCTTCCTGCAACATGAGTTCACCCACCTGGGCCTGGACCTGTACTTGGAG AGACTTCGGCTCACGGAGAGTGACAAGCTGCAGGTGCAGATTCAGGCGTACCTGGACAATGTTTTTGATGTGGGTGCGCTGCTGGAGGACACTGAGACCAAGAATGCTGTGCTGGAGCACATGGAGGAGCTACAGGAGCAGGTGGCCCTG CTGACAGAGCGACTTCGGGACGCGGAGAACGAATCCATGGCCAAGATTGcagagctggaaaagcagctaaGCCAGGCCCGAAAGGAGTTGGAGACCCTGAGG GAGCGCTTCAGCGAGCCGACCCCCACCGGCACCTCCAGACGTTCCCCTGAGCCTGAGAAAGTGCCTGCCCCCGTCCTGGCGCGACCCTCAGCCCTAGAGCTGAAGGTggaagagctggaggagaagGGGTTAATCCGTATCCTGCGGGGGCCCGGGGATGCTGTCTCCATCGAGATCCTCCCGGTCGCTGTGGCAACTCCGAGCGGCAGTGATGCCCTGACTCCAGAGGTGCCCTtgggctcccccagcccaggtGTGCAGGATCTTCGAG TAGAGTCGGTTCCTGGAGCGGCagcatccccaccaccaccttcacCGCCGCCACCGCCCCCACTGCCCGGCCTCCTCACCCAGCAGGAAGCCCCGCCCTCAGCACCCCCactggccccgcccctcccaggcagcccagagcccccgcccccgccgccacTGCCGGGAGAccagccgcccccacccccgccaccgcCACCTCCCGGCACCGACGGACCGGTGCCCCCGCCGCCTCCACCGCCTCCAGGAGGTTCTTCTGATGCTCCTGAGGGGGCTGGTTCAGAGATGGGACCAG GAGTAAAGGCCAAGAAACCCATCCAGACTAAGTTCAGAATGCCACTCTTAAACTGGGTGGCCCTGAAACCCAACCAGATCACAGGCACTGTCTTCACCGAACTCAATGATGAAAAGGTGCTGCAG GAGCTGGACATGAGTGAATTTGAGGAGCAGTTCAAGACCAAGTCCCAAGGTCCCAGCTTAGACATTAATGCTCTCAAGAGTAAGTCAGCCCAGAAGGCCCCCAGCAAAGCCATACTCATCGAGGCCAACCGGGCCAAGAACCTGGCCATAACCCTGCGCAAGGGCAACCTGGGGGCTGACCGCATCTGCCAGGCCATCGAGAC GTACGACCTACAGGCCCTTGGCCTGGACTTCCTGGAGCTGCTGACCCGCTTCCTGCCCACAGAGTATGAGCGCAGCCTCATCTCCCGCTTTGAGCGGGAGCAGCGACCGATGGAGGAGCTGTCAGAAGAGGACCACTTCATGCTGCGCTTCAGCCGTATCCCCCGCCTGTCCGAGCGCATGAACACACTCATCTTCCTGGGCAACTTTCCAGACACGGCCCAGATGCTCATGCCG CAACTGAATGCCATCATTGcagcctcaatgtccatcaagTCCTCAGACAAACTCCGCCAGATCCTGGAG ATTGTCCTGGCTTTCGGCAACTACATGAACAGCAGCAAGCGTGGGGCAGCCTATGGCTTCCGGCTCCAGAGTCTGGATGCG CTGCTGGAGATGAAGTCGACTGATCGCAAGCAGACGCTGCTGCATTACCTGGTGAAGGTCATTGCAGAGAAGTACCCACAGCTCACAGGTTTCCACAGCGACTTGCATTTTCTGGACAAGGCGGGCTCAG TGTCCCTGGACAGCGTGCTTGGGGATGTGCGTGCCTTGCAGCGAGGCCTGGAGTTGACTCAGCGGGAGTTTGTGCGGCAGGATGACTGTGTGGTGCTCAAGGAGTTCCTGAGGGCCAACTCACCCACCATGGATAAGCTGCTGGCAGACAGCAAGACGGCTCAG GAAGCCTACGAGTCTGTGGTGGAGTACTTTGGAGAGAACCCCAAGACCACATCCCCCTCCATGTTCTTTTCCCTCTTCAGTCGCTTCATCAAAGCCTATAAG AAAGCTGAGCAGGAGGTGGAACAATGGAAGAAAGAAGCAGCTGCCCAGGAGGCAAGCACCgatgccccaggcagaggggagcctgAAGCACCCAAG tccccACCCAAGGTCCGGCGGCAACAGATGGACCTCATCTCTGAGCTGAAACGGAGGCAGCAGAAGGAGCCACTCATCTACGAGAGTGACCGTGATGGGGCCATTGAAGATATCATCACAG TGCTCAAGACGGTGCCCTTCACGGCTCGCACGGGCAAGAGGACGTCCAGGCTCCTCTGTGAGGCCAGCCTGGGAGAAGAGATCCCCCTCTAG